From Camelina sativa cultivar DH55 chromosome 20, Cs, whole genome shotgun sequence, the proteins below share one genomic window:
- the LOC104772937 gene encoding uncharacterized protein LOC104772937 produces MDKSWVWLPRASLEYGIGARNFVNAVTTSLGNPSSMLCPCTHCRNLSHQGIETMFDHLVIRGMDEKYKRNSCWSIHGDKKIAQPDEDPSSEFEAYDLIRTAFFDSDSKPSSHSEDQNDDVDSVEESEFRKKLQDAETPLYSICPNYTKISAIMGLYRIKVKSGMSENFFDQLLKMVHEMLPKDNVLPRSTDEMKKFLKIFGFGYDKIHACKNDCILYRKQYADIETCPRCGISRWDRDMNTGEENKGIPAKVLRYFPIKDRFRRMFRSKRMAEDLRWHFNNASTDGTMKHPVDSLTWANANDKWPEFAAEPRNLRLGLSTDGMNPFAIQNTKYSTWPVLLVNYNMHPTLCMKAENMMLTLLIPGPTAPSNNIDVYLAPLIDDLKDLWHEGILVYDSFMKENFTLRAMLMWSITDYPALGSLSGCKVKGIQACIVCGKDTPSRWLKFSRKHVYLGNRKRLRPDHPYRRRKKWFDNTVEKGSARRVETGVEICEMLKDFRNDFGKCIEKKGKRKRKGISEDAEPSNDESDEDDGRWRWKKRSILFELPYWKDMPVRHNIDVMHVEKNVSDAMLAMLMQSVKSKDGVKARKDLADMGIRQKLHTQEKGKRTYLPPAAYWLSKSEKTEFCKRLSSFRGPDGYSANISNCVSVDPPMIGGLKSHDHHVLLQNLLPVALRGLLPKGPRIAVIRLCNFFKRLCQRVLDPEKLISLEAECVETFCQLERYFPPSLFDIMYHLPIHLAREARLGGPVHFRWMYPFERYMKTLKAYVKNYARPEACMAEGYLAEECIAFCMEFLQNSVPVEETINRNEDVGSPGGILEGRPFQKAAQVVLSDKERDIAHRYVLMNMAVMSPYVDMHLEELQSMDVRCRKSETLLWKLHADRFSQWVKDKIPGNSEHHSEKLRWLAYGPRNIAQTYKGFVINGHRFHTEDVMRKTQNSGVTYEAFSMCRASARDNRQMADMVVFYGVIQQIIMLDYHMFQIPLFKCKWANKGNGVKEEEGFTLVNLNVNQSAYLQDPYILASQAKQVFYSRDDSSSWSVVMRAPPRGYHELETEEEFVVAPSVPQNEDFGNESSDDESFFDREDCEGVLVVN; encoded by the exons ATGGATAAGTCATGGGTTTGGCTACCAAG GGCTAGCCTTGAGTATGGGATAGGAGCTAGAAATTTTGTGAATGCAGTAACAACAAGTTTGGGTAATCCTAGTTCTATGCTATGTCCCTGCACACATTGCCGGAATTTGTCTCATCAAGGAATAGAGACTATGTTTGATCATCTAGTGATTAGGGGAATGGATGAGAAATACAAGAGGAATTCGTGTTGGAGCATTCATGGTGATAAGAAAATTGCTCAGCCAGATGAAGATCCAAGCTCTGAGTTTGAAGCTTATGATTTGATTAGAACAGCCTTCTTTGATAGTGATTCAAAGCCCAGTAGCCATAGTGAAGATCagaatgatgatgttgatagtGTAGAAGAATCTGAGTTTAGAAAGAAGCTACAAGATGCGGAAACTCCTTTGTATTCAATCTGTCCCAACTACACCAAGATATCTGCAATCATGGGGCTTTACAGGATTAAAGTGAAGAGCGGTATGTCGGAGAACTTTTTTGATCAGTTGCTCAAAATGGTTCATGAAATGCTTCCTAAGGACAATGTGTTACCGAGATCAACAGATGAGATGaagaagtttctgaaaatttttgggtttggataTGACAAGATACATGCATGCAAGAACGATTGTATCCTATACAGGAAGCAATATGCAGATATTGAAACCTGTCCAAGATGTGGTATCTCCAGATGGGACAGGGATATGAATACCGGTGAAGAGAATAAGGGGATTCCAGCAAAGGTTCTAAGGTATTTTCCAATTAAAGATAGATTTAGGAGGATGTTTAGATCCAAAAGAATGGCTGAAGACTTGAGGTGGCATTTTAATAATGCAAGTACAGATGGTACAATGAAGCATCCAGTTGATTCATTAACTTGGGCCAATGCGAATGATAAATGGCCTGAGTTTGCTGCTGAACCAAGAAACCTCCGCCTAGGCCTTTCCACTGATGGGATGAATCCTTTTGCCATCCAGAATACGAAGTATAGCACATGGCCAGTATTATTAGTGAACTACAACATGCATCCGACATTGTGTATGAAGGCTGAGAACATGATGCTCACTCTTTTGATCCCTGGGCCAACTGCACCGAGCAATAACATTGATGTCTACCTAGCTCCATTGATAGATGATCTGAAGGATTTGTGGCATGAAGGTATTTTAGTTTATGACTCTTTCATGAAGGAGAATTTCACACTTAGAGCAATGTTGATGTGGAGTATAACTGATTATCCAGCATTAGGATCATTGTCAGGATGTAAAGTCAAAGGGATACAGGCATGTATTGTTTGTGGAAAAGATACGCCTTCTAGATGGTTAAAATTTAGCCGTAAGCATGTGTATTTGGGCAACAGAAAGAGGCTCAGACCTGATCATCcatacagaagaagaaagaaatggtttGATAATACAGTAGAGAAAGGAAGTGCAAGAAGAGTTGAAACTGGAGTAGAAATCTGTGAGATGCTTAAGGATTTCAGAAATGATTTTGGTAAATGTATagagaaaaaagggaaaaggaaaagaaaaggtataaGTGAAGATGCGGAACCATCGAATGATGAATCTGATGAAGACGATGGTAGATGGAGGTGGAAGAAAAGGTCCATCCTGTTTGAGTTACCTTACTGGAAG GATATGCCGGTTCGTCACAATATTGATGTAATGCATGTGGAGAAGAATGTTTCTGATGCTATGTTGGCTATGTTGATGCAATCTGTTAAGTCAAAAGATGGGGTGAAAGCAAGGAAAGATCTCGCAGACATGGGAATTAGACAGAAGTTACACACACAGGAAAAAGGGAAGAGGACTTATTTGCCTCCAGCTGCTTATTGGCTGTCCAAGTCTGAAAAAACTGAATTTTGCAAGCGGTTAAGTTCATTCAGAGGGCCTGATGGTTATTCTGCAAATATATCCAACTGTGTTTCAGTGGATCCTCCTATGATTGGTGGATTGAAGTCACATGATCATCATGTGCTTCTTCAGAATCTCTTACCAGTAGCTTTGAGAGGATTACTACCAAAGGGTCCTAGAATTGCAGTGATTAGACTATGTAATTTCTTTAAGAGGTTGTGTCAGCGAGTTCTTGATCCAGAAAAGCTAATATCACTGGAGGCTGAGTGTGTAGAGACCTTTTGCCAACTAGAAAGATATTTTCCTCCATCCCTTTTCGATATAATGTACCATCTTCCAATACATCTAGCAAGGGAGGCACGTTTGGGTGGACCTGTTCATTTCAGATGGATGTACCCCTTTGAAAG GTACATGAAAACACTAAAAGCATATGTCAAAAACTATGCAAGGCCAGAAGCTTGTATGGCTGAAGGTTATTTAGCTGAGGAGTGTATTGCATTCTGCATGGAGTTCCTACAAAATTCTGTACCGGTGGAAGAAACAATCAACCGTAATGAAGATGTTGGATCCCCTGGGGGAATACTTGAAGGACGCCCATTCCAGAAGGCTGCTCAAGTGGTATTAAGtgataaagagagagacattGCCCATAGATATGTTCTAATGAACATGGCAGTGATGAGTCCATATGTAGA TATGCACCTTGAGGAATTGCAATCAATGGATGTGAGATGTCGTAAAAGTGAAACTCTTTTATGGAAATTACACGCAGATAGGTTCTCACAGTGGGTAAAAGATAAG ATCCCTGGTAACTCAGAACATCATTCAGAGAAATTGAGATGGTTAGCTTATGGACCAAGGAATATAGCTCAAACCTATAAGGGGTTTGTCATTAATGGGCATAGATTTCACACTGAGGACGTAATGCGCAAGACTCAGAATAGTGGAGTAACTTATGAAGCTTTTAGCATGTGTAGAGCTAGTGCTAGAGATAATAGACAGATGGCGGACATGGTTGTGTTCTATGGAGTTATACAACAGATAATTATGCTAGATTACCATATGTTTCAGATACCACTATTCAAGTGTAAGTGGGCCAACAAAGGAAATggtgtaaaagaagaagaaggatttacACTTGTGAATCTCAATGTCAACCAATCTGCCTACCTCCAAGATCCATATATTTTGGCCTCCCAAGCTAAACAAGTTTTCTATTCTAGAGATGACTCCTCAAGTTGGTCTGTAGTGATGAGGGCGCCACCAAGAGGGTATCATGAGCTAGAGACAGAAGAAGAGTTTGTAGTTGCACCATCCGTTCCGCAAAATGAAGATTTTGGAAACGAATCTTCTGATGATGAGAGTTTCTTTGATAGAGAAGATTGTGAAGGGGTCTTAGTAGTGAATTAA
- the LOC104771975 gene encoding BOI-related E3 ubiquitin-protein ligase 1-like: MAVQAPHHPSTLFFLNRNGQEGNDCSNQPEQKSQFHSINTGVDSRKRAREVSSSVIDLDDITTAAPMNPPPQTPPQVIGRRHNPNVVVSTGLRLSREQNQEQRFSTFPIFTGDLAGEIKSQTDELNRFLQIQGEQLRRMLAENNERHYRELLRTTEESVRRRLREKEAEVDKATRRHAELEARASQIETESRAWQVRAAAREAEATSLQAQLQQVVFAAAHRGGVITTAEQNSGSLDGADEAEDAESAYVDPDRCEMIGPGCRICRRRSATVLALPCRHLVLCKGCDGSVRVCPLCLNTKNSSVEVFYS, from the exons atGGCGGTTCAAGCTCCTCATCATCCTTctactctcttcttcctcaacag AAACGGACAAGAAGGGAATGATTGTTCGAATCAGCCGGAGCAAAAATCTCAGTTTCATTCAATCAACACCG GGGTTGATTCAAGAAAGCGAGCGAGAGAAGTTTCGTCGTCGGTGATTGATTTAGATGATATTACTACGGCGGCTCCGATGAACCCTCCGCCGCAAACTCCGCCGCAAGTTATCGGACGTCGACATAATCCTAATGTAGTAGTATCAACCGGTCTACGTTTGTCTCGTGAACAGAATCAAGAACAACGGTTTTCTACTTTTCCGATATTTACCGGAGATCTCGCCGGAGAAATCAAAAGCCAAACCGACGAATTAAATAGATTTCTTCAAATCCAG ggAGAGCAGCTGAGGCGCATGTTAGCGGAAAACAATGAGAGGCACTATCGTGAGCTACTGAGAACGACGGAAGAATCAGTTAGGCGGAgattaagagagaaagaagcgGAGGTCGATAAAGCCACGCGTCGTCACGCCGAGCTAGAAGCACGTGCGTCTCAGATAGAAACAGAGTCACGTGCCTGGCAGGTGAGAGCAGCGGCTAGAGAAGCCGAAGCGACGTCGTTACAGGCTCAATTGCAGCAAGTCGTATTTGCAGCAGCTCACCGCGGCGGAGTTATCACGACGGCTGAACAAAATTCGGGAAGCCTAGACGGTGCGGATGAAGCCGAGGACGCTGAATCGGCTTACGTGGATCCCGATCGGTGCGAAATGATCGGACCGGGGTGTAGGATTTGCCGGCGGCGATCGGCGACTGTGTTGGCTTTGCCGTGTCGTCATTTGGTTCTGTGTAAAGGATGCGACGGCTCCGTACGAGTTTGTCCGCTTTGCCTTAACACGAAGAACTCAAGCGTGGAGGTTTTTTATTCTTGA